Genomic DNA from Canis aureus isolate CA01 chromosome 4, VMU_Caureus_v.1.0, whole genome shotgun sequence:
CCTGTATGCGTTCTCTGATGTTCTGTAAGATTTGACTTTACACAGAATGTTTTTCCACACtgcttacattcatagggtttttcTCCTGTATGTGTTCGCTGATGGTTGGTAAGGTGTGGTTTCTGACAaaaggatttcccacattcagtacattcatagggtttctctcctgtgtgtgttcTTTGATGCTGGGTGAGGTTTGACTTCTCCCAGAATGTTTTCCCACATTCACCACATTCAAAAGTTTTTTCACCTGAGTGAGCTCTTCGAAGTTGGGTGAGATGTGACTTTTTGTTgaagttatttccattttcattgtgCTCGTAAGGTTTTTTGCCCATGTGTACTATCTGATGTTTAAAGAGGGCTGATTTTTCCCATGTTTTATGATCTACTTTATATTCATGGGGAATCTTTCTTGCATAGGTTTCTTGATGGATAATGAAAGTTGAGTTATCACATAAGGTTTGCCCATATTCATTGTATTCATAAGGAGTCTCCCCTGTAAGAGTTCTCTGATGTCCCAATCTTAAATCTGTATAAAAGGACTTCCCACAAATATTGCATTCATATGGCTCCATCTCTAAATGAGTAGTCTGAGATAAACTGAGTTCTAAACTGTGGATGAGGGTTCTTCCACATGCATTATATTTACAGAGCGTCTCTCCAATCTGtattttcttgtttgtaaaaAAGGCCGCTTCCTCATGGAAGGCTTGtccattttcattatattcagAAGGCTGGTCAAAAATTGGCTGATTGAGATTGTGGCTATGATTGAGCACATTCCTTTTTTGATTGTATTTATAAGATTTCCCCCCAGGAGAAGTTTTCTCATGCCTAATATCCAGGAGCAATTTCTCATAGACATTAAACTCATCAGGCTTCTTTCCAGAATAGTTCTTCCTACTGATAATTAAgcctgaaatatttttcaaactcatTTCACACGAGTCACATATCTTATATGGAAAATTTCTTGAAGGAACAGAATCTGTGCCCAGATTGAAAGCTTTCCTGACTCTATCACCACTATCTATATTTACTGTTTTGTTGGCGGTGAAAGCAAGTTGCCAAAAATGTTCGTCTTCATTGTTCTGGCTGCTCTCTATCAGGTCAGCAACTTTCCAGTCttctagaaatgagaaaaataaccaCATTTTATGAATCCTAGTACACTTTCTAATGGGACTGAACTCACACAAATGACCCTTTCATGTAGTTGATTCTTTTGTTTTAGGCTCAGTTTTCTGGTGTAAACTAAATCCAAGCATACGTTTCCTTTATCCTCCTGGttcaatggaaaataaatacatgctgCAGTAGaaacaaggaaaggaaactgGTGAtgatatgtaacattttaaatataaaaccttaaaaactgGACATAAAAGGGTGAAAATTCAAAGTACAGGGAGCTGGGAGTGGCTGATTCAGGGAAACTCAGAATGGGGTAAGCCCAAAAGAGACACTGCACACTGAATAAAGTGATGGTAGAGACTAGAGACAAGGCTTACAGAGGAAGAACTATGTTTGCGGGAGACAGAACAGTTCAGTCCTTATCCCTTCATGTAAAGATTTCTAGGGAAGGATTCCTGCTGAAGCACATGCTTCTATTCTGTGCACCAAAACATCCTTGGGTTCAATCAAGAAGTCCTATAACCCAGaatctagtttttcttttaacttatctTATAAGaaatcaccattttaaaaaaggCTATAAGGGGCaggctagagaaaataaaataaactcaacacAATGAGTAGGGATCAGAGATTTTCTGAGAGACATCCACTCAGGAAGCAGGAAACTCAGAGaactaaataaattcaaaaagagatttttttcaaacaaaaaataaactacaaatagACTGAGAAACACAGCAGAGGAAATATTCAGAGGCAGATCACAGTTCATGTCCTTATCTTCTCACAGCTTGGCTACTATGGTAGGATCCTCCCTAGTATGCATGCTGAGAAGCCATTACTATGTACCATGCACTGTTAAAACACTTTACGTGTATGATATTAATTTAAGTATCTGAAAAGCAAAGTAAACAAGAATGAAAGTTGTAGATAGAAGAGAAAGCATTTATAAGTGAAATTTAAGATACAAGACAGTATGGGGTCTAGTGTAAATTCTGGAGAGCAGacaaaaaagaagcaagacaGATAGAACAAGAGGACCACAATTTAACAGTCAATGAAAGGagactttaattttatttcttaataagtaGCAACTCTGTCAGGCTAGTGAAAGATAAACTGGTAATATaggtaacaaaataaaaatcagttagGAATTAGATCAAGCTAGGGATGAGGGAACATACAGTTCTGGTTTTGAGTGGGATCAGTGAGaagtgagaaaacagaaagatatGGAAGTTGGTTTTGAAAGGCATGCAACCCCACGAGGATGAGACTAGTAGTAGGGAATAACAGGTTTAGCGTGCTGACCCTGGAGGCTGCCATTTAGGGTTAGTCATACGAGGACGGTAGGATGTTCCTTATTGGATGGATTCCTGGGAAACCAGGCTTCAGTTGTCACCTCACTCAGACTATTCCTCTGCAAGCTCCTCTCATGATGAGGTTGAATGGATTTTCACGCCTTCTCAAAGTAGAATTCCAGGACCACTAATCTTACATGCAAACAACCACTCTCTAAAAAGGAGTCTTCAAACTATGACTGCTGAGGAAGGGTCCTTCAACTATGagtgttttttacatttttagaggGGAAGATAAAAGACGCAGTGGGAAGgagtgaggaagaaaaaagaaagaggggaggagagggaaaaggagaaccAGAAGAAGAGCAATAGCAGCAGCCACCACCACCCAGATCACACGTGACCCACCAAACCTAAAATATGGGCTATGGTCTTTACATAAAAGTCCACCAAgagcagcccggtggctcagaggtttagcgccaccttcggcccagggcgtgatctcggagacccgggatcaagtctcacgtcaggctcccaggatgaagcctgtttctccctctgcctgtgtctctgcctctccctctgcctgtgtctctgcctctctctctgtgtgcctcttattaaataaaatcttaaaaaaaaaaaaaaaaaaaaaaaaggccaccaACCCCTGAACTAGAAGCTCTCACCTAGCCTGGTGCCTTTTCTACCACCCATAGATGACGCCTCTCACACAGGCACTTCTAGCTCTGGCCTCAGCCATGTGCACCATACTCACAGAGAACCAACATCTTATTCAACACACAGACTGAGTTCTAGTGGTTCTCTCCAGCTTCTTGTGCCCAAGTTTAAGTATGTCCTAATTCCCCTATAATCTCTCTAAATTTCCTCTCTATAAATGGCACCCTGATTTACCCAGTTGCTTGAGACAAATCAGTTGAGTCATGCTGGATTCCTGTCTCCCTTCCACACTATCAATCCTACAGAAAATCTTGCTGGCCTCATCCCCAACATATATGTACAAAACTACCACTCCTACATCGCCTAAGCCACTATCCTCTCTCCTCTGGAGTATAAAATACTCTACTAAATGGTATTCCTTCCTTGCTCATGCCTAAGCACCACCTAACCACCACACTATGTTTACtacaatatgtatgtatgtgtatatatatatgtgtgtgtgtgtgtgtgtgtgtatatatatatatatatatatatatatatatatatcaaatctgATGATTTAATCTGACTTGCATTTACTCAAAAAAACAAGGATTTCTCACATCactcaaaataaaattaccatgaTCCATACTACTTTTTATGACATCATCTATTAATCTCACCAACACCTACTCACCAGCTACAATGCCCCCCTTGCCATTCTTCAAACGCTCTAAGAACACAGCTAAGAAGTCTGGCATCTGCCTGGAACCACTCACACTTACACTTTACTAGGGTCTCACCTCTCCTGCAGACCTCATCAAACGGGTTTTCTTTGACTCCCTTGCCCACTGGCAAATGCCATCATTCTCCACTGCTTTAACTCTCTCCACAGTGCTTACCATCAAAACACTGTATATACACActcacatgtatacacacacacacacaaacatatatgctGCTTGTTCCTCACTGTAATACATGTTCCATGATAAAAGGAACgttattctttttattacctAAAACTGGGTCGTAGTGAGTGCCCATCACATGTTTGTTAAATGACTACTGCAagtatgaataaatacataccaGCTAATAAAAGGTGTCTAAGGGAAGGTGAACAATTTTAAGACAAACTAACCAGAAAAACTAAGGTGAAGCTGAGTCTGCATTATGGGTATTGGTAAATCACCCTATCACAGGACAAAAGAAAGCATTTATGAGGGGAAGTGACACGTGGAGAAGTGTGATTAAGGTAATGGAGGGATCTGGGCCAACTGTCCTTAGTCACTTTCAAAGGTCTaagactaaaaaaagaaatttctggaggagggggcaagatggcggaagagtagggtccccaagtcacctgtccacatcaaattacctagataactttcaaatcatcctgaaaacctacaaattctgcctgagatttaaagagagaccagctggaatgctacagtgagaagagttcgtgcttctatcaaggtaggaagatggaaaaaataaaaaaaaaagaaaaagaaaaagcatccaagggggaggggccccgcgaagAGCCAGGCTAAGTCCgaggggcgagtgcccccaggacaggaaaggccCGTCCAGGAGAATCAGgggcttcaccaatcttcccagatggaaaggcgcttgcagggagttggagcaggatcccaggagggacggggatgccctcaggctcccaggggcactaacagaggacctgcaccTCCGACCCGGggggggagagcgcgccacacaccccggggccgagctccctaagggcagCAGCGCGCTCCCAGCTGGGCTGGGAGCAGCTTGGAAGCGGCTCCGCGTGGAGGGGGCTATGCGGCCCGGGGGCaggattccagcagcgcaggccttGGAGCCCgaggcgccgggggacacagcccaggatctggcactccccttgggacaggcagaggccagcagTGCAGAGGATGGCCGGGACACTCCTGCCGCTGGGCggcctgagctgagcagatcagggccccgcccccggagcatccagaccctgcggactgggagctgctgTAGTTACTCCACGAGCTGACTCTAGCGCTGGAGAGCTGGCTACCGCCACTGTTATTGTTCCTCCTGGgtcctcacaggataaacaactcccactgagcctcacagtggcctcacaggataaacaggataaacaaatcccactgagccatgcaccaggcagggggctgagcagctcccccaggtgctcacatGTGAGAATCAGAACAGcaagcccctccccccagaagaccagctacacggacaggggaaaagcaagttgttgaccaagcagcactggaaagttccaggggaagtcgagggatttacagtatatagaatcagacgatactcccccttgttttttgttttgtttgcttccccccatttttttcttttctttttttctttcttttttttctcttttcttttttctcttctctttttctccttttcccggtaaacttgtttttggccactctgcactgagcaaaatgactagaaggaaaaaataacctcaaaagaaagaatcagaaacaatcctctctcccacagagttacaaaattaggattacaattcaatgtcagaaagccaattcagaagcactattataaagctactggtggctctagaaaaaaggattcaagagacttcatgactgcagaatttagatctaatcaaatCAGGccatattaaaaatcaattaaatgagatgcaatccatattttatttttttaatttttatttatttatgatagtcacacagagagagagagagagagagagaggcagagacataggcagagggagaagcaggctccatgcaccgggagcccaacgtgggactcgatcccgggtctccaggatcacgccctgggccaaaggcaggcgctaaactgctgcgccacccagggatcccgagatgcaatccaaactagaggtcctaacgatgagggttaatgaggtagaaggatgagtgacatagaagacaagttgatggcaagaagggaaacaggaaaaaagagaaaaacaattaaaagatcatgaggataggttaagggaaataaatgacagcctcagaaggaaaaatctacgtttaattggggttcccgagggcgccgaaagggccagagggccagaatatgtatttgaacaaatcatagctgagaacttccctaatttggggagggaaacaggcattcagatccaggaaacaaagagatcccccctaaaatcaataaaaaccgctcaacacctcgacatttaatagtgaaacttgcaaattccaaagataaagagaagatccttaaagcagcaagagacaagaaatccctaaacattatggggagaagtattaggttaacagcagacctctctccacagagcccaggaaggccagaaaaggctggcaggaaaTATATAGTcctaatgagaagaacatgcagctaagaatactctatccagcaaggctctcattcagaataggaggagagataaaaagcttccaagatagggagaaactgaaagaatatgtgaccacgaagccagctttgcaagaaatactaagggggattctgtaatagaggaagtccaggggaacaatccacaaaaacagggacggaataggtatcatgataacactaaatacatatctttcaatagtaactctgaacatgaatggggttaatgaccccatcaaaaggtgcagggtttcagactggataaaaaagcaagaccaatctatttgctgtctacaagactcattttaggcagaaggacacctacagcctgaaaataaaaggttggagaaccatttaccattcaaatggtcctcaaaagaaagcaggggtagccatccttataccagataaacaaaagtttatcccaaagactgtagtaagagatgaagacggacactatatcatacttaaaggatctatccaacaagaggacttagcaatcatcaatatttatgccccgaatgtgggagctgccaaatatatcaatcaattaataaccaaagttaagacatacttagataataatatacatatacttGGTGACCtgaatgtagtgctttctacaatcgacaggttttctaagcacaaaatctccaaagaaacaagggctttaaatgatacactggaccagatggatttcacagatatttacagaactttatatccaaactcaactgaatacacattcttctcaagtgcacatggaacattctccagaatagaccacatactgggtcacaaatcaggtcttaaccaaaaaccaaaggattgggattgtcccctgcatattttcagaccataatgctttgaaattagaactaaatcacaagaacaactctggaaggatttcaaacacatggaggtcaaggaccatcctgctgaaagatgaaagggtcaaccaggaagagaagaattaaagaagattcatggaaactaatgagaatgaagatacaacagttcaaaatctttgagatacagcaaaagcagtcctgagagggaaatacattgcaatacaagcatccatccaaaaactagaaagaactcaaatacaaaagctaaccttgcacctaaaggagctggagaaaaaaacagcaaatagatcctacacccagcagaagaaaaaagttaataaagattcgagcagaactcaatgaaacagagaccagaagaactgtggaacagattaacaaaacaaggagttggttctttgaaagaattaataagatagataaaccattagccaaccttattaaaaagaagagagaaaagactcaaattaataaaatcatgaatgagaaagaagagatcaccaccaacaccaaggaaacacaaacgattttaaaaacatattatgagcagctatacaccaataaattaggcaatctagaagaaatggacgcatttctggaaaaccacaaactaccaaaactggaacaggaagaaatagaaaatctgaacaggccaataaccagggaggaaattgaagcagtcatcaaaaacctcccaagacacaaaagtccagggccagatggcttcccaggggaattttatcaaacgtttaaagaagaaaccatacctattctactaaagctgttcggaaagatagaaagagatggaatacttccaaactcattctatgagccagtatcaccttaattccaaaaccagaaaaagaccccaccaaaaaggagaattatagaccaatatccctgatgaa
This window encodes:
- the LOC144312042 gene encoding zinc finger protein 248-like isoform X1, yielding MGFLEEEHRDIMSFGHIISREQVSFKDVCVDFTQEEWYLLDPAQKILYRDVILENYSHFVSVGYCITKPEVVFKIEQGEEPWILEAGFPSHCHQEDWKVADLIESSQNNEDEHFWQLAFTANKTVNIDSGDRVRKAFNLGTDSVPSRNFPYKICDSCEMSLKNISGLIISRKNYSGKKPDEFNVYEKLLLDIRHEKTSPGGKSYKYNQKRNVLNHSHNLNQPIFDQPSEYNENGQAFHEEAAFFTNKKIQIGETLCKYNACGRTLIHSLELSLSQTTHLEMEPYECNICGKSFYTDLRLGHQRTLTGETPYEYNEYGQTLCDNSTFIIHQETYARKIPHEYKVDHKTWEKSALFKHQIVHMGKKPYEHNENGNNFNKKSHLTQLRRAHSGEKTFECGECGKTFWEKSNLTQHQRTHTGEKPYECTECGKSFCQKPHLTNHQRTHTGEKPYECKQCGKTFCVKSNLTEHQRTHTGEKPYECNTCRKSFCHRSALTVHQRTHTGEKPFMCNECGKSFCVKSNLIVHQRTHTGEKPYKCNECGKTFCEKSALTKHQRTHTGEKPYECDGCGKTFSQRFYLFMRDTERKAETQAERGEAGSMQGARRGTLSQDSRIMP
- the LOC144312042 gene encoding zinc finger protein 248-like isoform X3 produces the protein MGFLEEEHRDIMSFGHIISREQVSFKDVCVDFTQEEWYLLDPAQKILYRDVILENYSHFVSVGYCITKPEVVFKIEQGEEPWILEAGFPSHCHQEDWKVADLIESSQNNEDEHFWQLAFTANKTVNIDSGDRVRKAFNLGTDSVPSRNFPYKICDSCEMSLKNISGLIISRKNYSGKKPDEFNVYEKLLLDIRHEKTSPGGKSYKYNQKRNVLNHSHNLNQPIFDQPSEYNENGQAFHEEAAFFTNKKIQIGETLCKYNACGRTLIHSLELSLSQTTHLEMEPYECNICGKSFYTDLRLGHQRTLTGETPYEYNEYGQTLCDNSTFIIHQETYARKIPHEYKVDHKTWEKSALFKHQIVHMGKKPYEHNENGNNFNKKSHLTQLRRAHSGEKTFECGECGKTFWEKSNLTQHQRTHTGEKPYECTECGKSFCQKPHLTNHQRTHTGEKPYECKQCGKTFCVKSNLTEHQRTHTGEKPYECNTCRKSFCHRSALTVHQRTHTGEKPFMCNECGKSFCVKSNLIVHQRTHTGEKPYKCNECGKTFCEKSALTKHQRTHTGEKPYECDGCGKTFSQRSVLTKHQRIHTRVKALSTS
- the LOC144312042 gene encoding zinc finger protein 248-like isoform X4 encodes the protein MGFLEEEHRDIMSFGHIISREQVSFKDVCVDFTQEEWYLLDPAQKILYRDVILENYSHFVSVGYCITKPEVVFKIEQGEEPWILEAGFPSHCHQEDWKVADLIESSQNNEDEHFWQLAFTANKTVNIDSGDRVRKAFNLGTDSVPSRNFPYKICDSCEMSLKNISGLIISRKNYSGKKPDEFNVYEKLLLDIRHEKTSPGGKSYKYNQKRNVLNHSHNLNQPIFDQPSEYNENGQAFHEEAAFFTNKKIQIGETLCKYNACGRTLIHSLELSLSQTTHLEMEPYECNICGKSFYTDLRLGHQRTLTGETPYEYNEYGQTLCDNSTFIIHQETYARKIPHEYKVDHKTWEKSALFKHQIVHMGKKPYEHNENGNNFNKKSHLTQLRRAHSGEKTFECGECGKTFWEKSNLTQHQRTHTGEKPYECTECGKSFCQKPHLTNHQRTHTGEKPYECKQCGKTFCVKSNLTEHQRTHTGEKPYECNTCRKSFCHRSALTVHQRTHTGEKPFMCNECGKSFCVKSNLIVHQRTHTGEKPYKCNECGKTFCEKSALTKHQRTHTGEKPYECDGCGKTFSQSVL
- the LOC144312042 gene encoding zinc finger protein 248-like isoform X2: MNRSQEQVSFKDVCVDFTQEEWYLLDPAQKILYRDVILENYSHFVSVGYCITKPEVVFKIEQGEEPWILEAGFPSHCHQEDWKVADLIESSQNNEDEHFWQLAFTANKTVNIDSGDRVRKAFNLGTDSVPSRNFPYKICDSCEMSLKNISGLIISRKNYSGKKPDEFNVYEKLLLDIRHEKTSPGGKSYKYNQKRNVLNHSHNLNQPIFDQPSEYNENGQAFHEEAAFFTNKKIQIGETLCKYNACGRTLIHSLELSLSQTTHLEMEPYECNICGKSFYTDLRLGHQRTLTGETPYEYNEYGQTLCDNSTFIIHQETYARKIPHEYKVDHKTWEKSALFKHQIVHMGKKPYEHNENGNNFNKKSHLTQLRRAHSGEKTFECGECGKTFWEKSNLTQHQRTHTGEKPYECTECGKSFCQKPHLTNHQRTHTGEKPYECKQCGKTFCVKSNLTEHQRTHTGEKPYECNTCRKSFCHRSALTVHQRTHTGEKPFMCNECGKSFCVKSNLIVHQRTHTGEKPYKCNECGKTFCEKSALTKHQRTHTGEKPYECDGCGKTFSQRFYLFMRDTERKAETQAERGEAGSMQGARRGTLSQDSRIMP